ttccCGCTAGAAGAACTTCCACTTTTTCCATCAGCAAAAATTTACAGTATGTACTGACATGAGTATGTGTGTCAGCTGTGaatgaccgtgtgtgtgtgtgtgtgtgtgtgtgtgtgtgtgtgtgtgtgtgtgtgttcagtgttggtCGTGTTTGACCAGCAGAAATTGGATTAAATCCTCATTATCCAATTAGCAACAGGAAAAACATGAGGAGGTttctggtgtggtgtagtgttaAACCTTTTCTtcgaaagtgtgtgtgtgtgtgtgtgtgtgtgtgtgtgtgagtgtgagagagagagattagacaAAGTGATGGAGGTGGTTTCATGCTTTGACGTTAATTTGCGCTCTGTTCGACGTTGCCATGAGATAAAAATCCTAATTACTCTGTTGCGTCACACAGCAGCTGTCTGCTATTTGGAGGTAGAgccctgttgtgtgtgtgttcctctgaaAGCCTGACTTCTTTTTGCTTGAAAGTTCCTGAAATGCAACACTGATGATGATCATGTatattttggtgtgtgtgtgtgtgtgtgtgtgtgtgtgtgtgtgtgtaggtgatcaTAAACAGCACCATCACCCCCAACATGACCTTCACAAAGACGTCACAGAAGTTCGGCCAATGGGCCGACAGCCGCGCAAACACCGTGTTCGGTCTCGGGTTCGCCTCTGAACAGCAGCTGTCCAAGGTCTgaacacgcacgcacacacacacacacacacacatacacacacacatacacacacacacacacacacacacacacacacacagacagacatacacacacagatgtcgGTTTATAAGGTTcaccagcttgtgtgtgtgtgtgtgtgtgtgtgtgtgtgtgtgtgtgtgttgtgtattacAGTTTGCTGAAAAGTTCCAGGAAGTGAAGGATGCGGCTAAAATGGCAAGAGAGAAATCACAGGAGAAAACAGATGCAGCCAGCATCCACTCACAGGTGCGTGTTTATAATTATTGTACATGTGGTCgttgtttgtgttgttaaacacactgaaagTGCGTTTGTATTatgcgtgtgtgagagtgtgtacctgtgtggCTGTGCGAGAGTGtcagtgtatgagagtgtgtgtgagacgctgTGCGAATGTGCGACACTGTGggactgtgtgagtgtgactgTATGGTTTTTCCCCACTGCAAAAGATCCGGTGCTCAGCTGcaaaaatcatttcagtttcagcAGAAAGTGGGTGTGGTCGGATCTACGGCTTTGACTGTGTAGTGGGTGTGGTTGCGTCTATGGCGGTGgctttgtagtgtgtgtgtgtgtgtgtgtgtgtgtgtgtgggtgtgtgtagtcGTATCTATGGCAATGGCTCTGTAGCGGGTGGGTGTAGTCGCGTCTGTAGCGGGTGGGTGTAGTCGCGTCTGTAGCGGGTGGGTGTAGTCGCGTCTGTAGCGGGTGGGTGTAGTCGCGTCTTGGGAATCCTTTCCTGGAAGGTTTCTACGACGCTGCGCTGTTTAACCCAGCTTTTTATGCAGAAGATGTTTGTGTTTAGCCACGCCCCTTTTTTGTTATTCACACAATGTCATTTCTGTATCTGCTCGAAATCCCCTTCTGAACTTCAGCAGTCTCCGGGGCGCGAATGTCTCCGGGGTGCGAATGTCTCCGGGGCGCGAATGTCTCCGGAGCGCGAATGTCTCCAAAGCGTGAACGCCCTTCTATTAATTAACTCGTCTTTTTTTGGTCCGTTAATTTCTTTCCACTCAGCGTCACACTGCtgtattttccatttctttgtGTCTGTAACTATACCGTAAATACACTATCAGATGTGCATGTTACAGTTATGCAGAAATTATGGCAGTCAcatcactgcagtgtgtgaattGCAAAACCTGCTGGAgagtaaaaaacattttaaaacgtGGAAAATAtactaatgtattttatttgttatgcGAGTGGTGTAACGCTCGTGCTGCTCTGACTCTCAGGAATCTGGCCGCGAGACTCCACTGTCCAATCAGGCGTCGAGTATGAATGGTACAGACGATGacaaaatctcacacacacctgataaCACGGTGCTGATGAGTGAGAACAACCGACTGAAGTCTGCTGTGGagcagaggtacacacacacacacacacacacacgcgcacactcTGAGTAGaggaccacgcctccttcactgagactacacacacattcaaacacacactttgtagGGATAAAAATACTGACTGTTACTTTGCATAAAGTAGTGGTAAAGTGCTGTCATTAAATTAGAACATGTAAAGAATGCTTATAGCCGCTTTAATGCTGTGTTTTATGCAGATACTGATAAATGCATTGAACAGTGGAATATTAATATTGTCTAATTTATTGCCTAAATGATATATCGGTCAAGCCCTAATATGCCTTTGCatatcacatatacagtatgtacatatatatatatatatatatatatatatatatatatatatatatatatatatatatatatatatatatatatatatatatatcttgtgtgtgtgtgtgtgtgtgtgtgtgtaattagtaCTAACCAGTATGAGTCGGAGCTGCAGGCTCTGAAGGAGAGTAACGCTCGGCTGATGGAGGCTCTGCAGGAGGCAAACAGCAGTGTGGAGAAgtggaaaacacacaccagcGCATGCCAGGAGGAGAACACCACACTCAAGAacaaggtcacacacacacacacacacacacacacacacaaatacaaataacaCAACCCCACCCTCGCACATACCCACCTGCACATCAGCTTTCttaggactgtgtgtgtgggtgtgtactGAAGAGGCACAGGCGATGTagtgtgtaatttgtgtgtgtgtgtgtgtgtgtgtgtgtgtgtgtgtgtgtgtgtgtagattgcAGACCTGGAGGCGGTGTGTAAAGAGGTGAatcaggagaaagagagaaacgcTCAGCTCAGTACCCGAGTGCAGAAACTTGAGAACGAAATAAAGGACAAAgagcaggtaaacacacacacacacgcacacacacacacacactcacacactcacacacacacacagtgagagagattaCAGTGATGATATTCTGCTCTTAACATTCCTCACTCATGATGTGATTATAATCATTAAAGGGTGTTCACCTCCAGcatttctttcacacactcttcTGATTAGATTTAAATGAACAGAACTCGTAGCTCCGCCCACCTTCGTATCGTGTTCTTGCAATGAATTATGGGTCTTAAAATGGTGATGAAATGAGCGACAGAAATGAGGGCAATGAAATGACATTTGAATTAATCTATCTCTGATTCATGAAACTGTACAACAAACTGAGCGCTGATAGGAGCACAACGATTATTCACGAAACAAGCTCCGCCCACTAGTCACTTATTCATTTACATACAACATGCCCCAATTCTGTTATATACATcttaatttacataaaacacatacacaccctcatatgcatttaatttacataattcaatttaattatttaatgtaagTAATTCAATATAACTTACACCACAATTTactctaatttacataaaacactCCCTAATTTaccatcatttacatttattctacATAAAATACCCAAATGTACGTTAATATACATCTAATTTGCATATGTATTGCTCTAATTTACCCTTATATACATCTACATAAAAATCTTcataatttacagtaatgtacagctaatttacataaaacacagtcatacatctaatttacataaaacacactgtcGTATAtatctaatttacataaacatctaatttaaataaaacacactttcgTATAtatctaatttacataaacatctaatttacataaaacacactgtcGTATATATCTAATTTACATAGAACACACACTGTCATacatctaatttgcataaaaaggCTCTAATTAACCCTGTATACACTTAATTTACATAACAGCATTTGCATAACTTGTTTACATGAAACGTTCCCtaatttacagtaatatacATCTAATTTGTATAAACACTCGTCAAATTTCCTCATATGCATctcatttacataattataaagtttatttgctgtgttttattgttgttggtTATCTTACTGTAATTGTGATACTTGCTGTTTGCTTGGTTTGTGAAAATGAACCGCTGTGTGTGAAATCGCAGTGCCGGCGTTAGTGTGTGTCACACACAGCGGTTCACGTTTACGTTAGGTTAGTATATGAGGTTTAACAGCGCAGAGAACTGAAGGAGAAAACGTCATGAGTACACAGTGAAAATAAGAAGGTCAGACGTGATTTTaaacccgtgtgtgtgtgtgtgtgtgtgtgtgtgtgtgtgtgtgtgtgtgtgtgtgtgtgagtgagagagagaagttagGATTGAGAGCCCTTCTGTTATTTTATCCTCAAATCTGTTCTTTAGAGAGCTAATGACAgtggggtgcacaaacttttgcacacaagAAGGTGGTGTAAGGTGGTGTCAGTGCTTGTCAGAATTGACTATTTTTAATCGCACcagggaatgtgtgtgtgtgtgtgtgtgtgtgtgtgtcaagtcaacttgtgtgtgaaagagagagagagagagtgtgtgtgtgtgtgtgtgtgtgtgtgctggagtgtgttgATCAGTAATACGCACTCTGTGCCCTATCAAGGGCAGATGTCTAGGGTtagtgagatgatgatgatggtgtgtgtaaggacatgttacatttatagtgagattgtgtgtgtgtgtgtgtgtgtgtgtgtgtgtgagagagagagttctggTAAAGAGTCTAAATAAGCTGTaatcctttcaacacacacacacacacacacacacacacacacaagcccgAAGATGTGAGTCATTCCCATCACTCCCCCACAGCAGCACTGTCTCAGCTCTCTAAGtactgctgcagtgtgtgtaatggggtgtgtgtgtgtgtgtgtgtgtgtgtgtgtgttataggagCTTGAGAATCTGAGGAAGCAGGCTGAGATAATTCCACAGCTCATGTCCGAATGTGACAACCTCAACGCCAAGCTACAGGTACGTatacacaaacacgcacacacacacacacacactctctcaaactgcacctaaatggtcacatgatcacagcAGCCTGAtggatggtggtggtgatgaaatTTGACTCCATGAGAAGAACATTATGAGCTGTTTAtcacacacaatacatacaGCGTGTCAACAACACACTgacagaattgtgtgtgtgtgtgtgtgtgtgtgtgtgtgtgtgtgtgtgtgtgtgtgtgtgtgtgtgtgtgttgccaaaTCTGGCAGGATCCCTCCTAATagcctacattcacactagcgagTGACAAAGCAACAGATGACGGATCATTTTCTATGTATTTGTGTGACACAGAGCTACGAATTTGAATTTCATGTACAGCTGAGAGTTGGACCAGACCAGATTCTCACACGTTCTCCAATATTCTCACACGTTCTCCAGTGTTCTTCCAAgttctctcacattctctcaaATGTTCTCCCAAGCATTCACGCACATTGTCACACATTCTCCCAAATTCTCCCATGTTCTCCCAAATGTTCTCGCACCCAAGAATCCTCACACGTTTTCACACATACTCCCAAATATTCATCCAAAAGTTCTCCTTAAGTTCTGCCGAACATCCTCATACATACTCCCAAATATTCATCCAAAAGTTCTCCTTAAGTTCTGCCAAACATCCTCATACATACTCCCAAATATTCATCCAAAAGTTCTCCTTAAGTTCTGCCAAACATCCTCATACATACTCCCAAATATTCATCCAAAAGTTCTCCTTAAGTTCTGCCGAACATCCTCATACATACTCCCAAATATTCATCCAAAAGTTCTCCTTAAGTTCTGCCAAACATCCTCATACATACTCCCAAATATTCATCCAAAAGTTCTCCTTAAGTTCTGCCGAACATCCTCATACATACTCCCAAATATTCATCCAAAAGTTCTCCTTAAGTTCTGCCAAACATCCTCATACATACTCCCAAATATTCATCCAAAAGTTCTCCTTAAGTTCTGCCAAACATCCTCATACATTTTACCAAACGTTCTTCCACAGTCTCCCATGTTCTCTCAAATGCTCTGTCATGTTCTCTCAAACTTTCTTCCACGGTCTCCTAATTATTTTCCCATGCTCACCCTTATTCTCCCACATTCTCCCAGATGTTCTCTCATGTTTTCAGATGTTCTTGTCttggatttcacacacacatccgtTTTAAGGGTTTATTGACACTAACGCAAAAAGCAGCACAGGACCAGAACGTCCCACTTTTCTGACTCTGTCTCAAACAGGCCACAACAGTCTGAGACAAAAAAAGgagggtgtgtctgtgtgtgtctgtgtgtgtctgtgtgtgtctgtgtgtgtctgtgtgtgtgcgagatTGGAAGGAGACAAGTATGGCATAAAGTAGCATAAATTCTGTCAGGGCGCCATGTGAAatgatacacactcacacactctcgcacacctGTCGTCCTGCGTTCATGGTTGTCATTCCTTGATCATGTGCTGTGTAAagctatgtgtttgtgtgtgtgtgtgagtttgtgtgtgtgtgtgtgtgtgtgtgtgtgtgtgtgtgtgtgagtttgtgtgtgtgtgcgcgtgcgcttCACAGCACAGCATGAGCAAAGCTGAACTtgcaaattaaacacacactcgcaccaTCCTTCCTACttcgtgtgcacacacacacacacacacacacacacacactctcttggAAACAGTATCTAAAATTAAGCTGTAGTAGCAATAATGTGTGagagaatctgtgtgtgtgtgtgtgtgtgtgtgtgtgtgtgtgtgtatcatgatAAAAATGTGTGAGACATTCCTGGGTACTGTAGATACATTTGCACAGGCAGAGCGAGGCATCTGATTGGGTGCTGTGTATTAACAGGCGGCGGAGCTGGCCAATCAGGAGGCTCGTGGGCGTGTGTCAGCGCTGCAGAGTGAGGTGAGTGAAGGACAGCAAAGACAAGGAGCCATGAAGAAAGAGCTGAAGAAGTTCATGGAGCTTCTGGAGGGCAAGATAGACGAACTGCACGAAGTCCGCCAGGGACTGTCTCACCTGGGCATGgacaactaacacacacacacagacacacacacacacacacacacacacaccccgagtTCGCCAGGGACTGTCTCACCTGGGCATGgacaactaacacacacacagacacacacacacacacacacacacacacacaccccgagtTCGCCAGGGACTGTCTCACCTGGGCGTGgacaactaacacacacacagacacacacacacacagacacacacacacacacacacacacacacacacaccccaagtTCGCCAGGGACTGTCTCACCTGGGCATGgacaactaacacacacacagacgcacacacacacacagacacacacacatacacacacacagacacacacacacaccccgagtTCGCCAGGGACTGTCTCACCTGGGCATGgacaactaacacacacacagacacacacacacacatacacacacacagacacacacacacaccccgagtTCGCCAGGGACTGTCTCACCTGGGCATGgacaactaacacacacacagacacacacacacacacacacacacacacatacacacagacacacaccccgAGTTCGCCAGGGACTGTCTCACCTGGGCATGgacaactaacacacacacacacacacacacacacacacacacacacagaatctgcCAGAGACTGTCTCACCCAGACATGGAcaactgactcacacacacactctctctctctctctctcttacacacacactatagcaTCTCAATATCTAGGGAGTGACAGCCATAAATCCTTATATTACAATATTGTATGTAATATAACGTAATAATGTacttatatcacacacacacacacacacacactaaaaaacacacactaaaacacacacaatacagtgGATACACTAATTAAGGTGGTGATCTCAGGGTGCTGGTgaaacagttacacacacacacacacacacacacacacacacacacacacacacactcaaattgCAGTGTCACAAAGTGCCTGAGGGTGGCTTTAGCCCCTCACtaacctcacacacacgcatgcacacacacacacacacacacacacacacacacacacacacacacacacactacttgtGGTACACACACTCTTGAGTGCAATACAGTATATgagaaagggggcggggcttcattttcaatacatttttatatataactgtTCTGATTTGTTGGTTTCTGAACTTCTATGCTGTGAAATCTTATCTGattggtgtgtgcatgtgtgacacacacacagtgttgtgAATGACGTGCTTCCCTCACGTGTGTATCtgtggagttgtgtgtgtgtgtgtgtgtgtgtgtgtttgtaagggaagtgtaaaaaaaaatcctttgatTCTGGGACTTTTGGGACATTTTTTCTAGTTAcaaatatgagtgtgtgtgtgtgtgtgtgtgtgtgtgtgtgtgtgtgtgtgtgtgtgcgtgcaacTATACACACTAGTCACGTGCCAGatttacattttcactttgtGATGCGTCTTTAAACGTTTTATTACGgtttacaataaacaaaaaacggACTGGTCCCAAATCTCCATGTGCCCTACACAGGCACCTTCCTTCTGAAAGTTACACAGTGACAACGACAGTATTTTGAACGATTATCAGTacactccccacacacacacacacacacacactctcacaatcACACACGCACTTCCTTCCTGGTCTTACTCTATGTTTAGGACGTGtcactttttccccctctggtttccacttttgtttttttttttttgtttttttttttctgatcaatAATGTACAATAATGAAATTGTCATAAATATagtttaaatacaaaatgattgtgtttggtgttcttttttttgtgttgtgttgattTGAAgtgaatttgaattgaatacGAATCAAAGATCATTTGACTTGATTAACATGATTGAAAGGTtgatattaatgcgctcgttctaatacgttattgtttctatagcaacagctcattcacggggacgtGTACAGCGCACGTGTCTCTGATGAtaaacaggattttaaaaattgtgtttaatcgttgatctgtaaggagacgttaaTTTATGtagcatgtatggaaggagtctccagtgtcagaggtaaagctggaactgtaagttttccgacgtcttcaggacagaggagtttacgcttctttgcggtttctcactaacatgcggaacaagctgcgattgtTTTTGTCGTATTagcttgaagagagagaataaagaggctggtgagggaacgagtgtttatagctgctataacgtaagtgacaacaggaactcacgtTTCAcagaatgttaaatgtaactataatcgGATAAAAAGTGTCATGTCGTTCTTTAGTAAGTGATTGTTGGtgaactgctgtggtgtaagaggaataaaacacttggggcgTGCAGTTAGAGGACAATAATCATCCTCacagtggtaacagtaagtccGGTCGTTTCACACCACCtcagcgtggattattttcccacaaccGCACAGTCTGGTGTGTTTCTTCCCCCTcctctcactctcccactcACCTCcatcacttctttctttttctgtttttctcatcttttctctcactttcattTTAGTCTTTTCCCCCATCTGAAATATCTACActcctttccttttctgttttcttacattctttttttaatccatctctctctctctctctctctctctctctctctctctctctctttctgcccttctttctttttctttcttcatttctttgctttcatCCCAACATCACTTTCAGCTCTTTGCAAgtatggtgtgtttttttttttttctttttccatcctATTATctctccactgtgtgtgtgtgtgtgtgtgtgtgtgtgtgtgtgtgtgtgtgtgtgttacagacatTTAAACTGATTTCCCTGctgtgagaaaagaacagaaaagctgtTCAGTCCAAACTCGGGCAGAATGGACGGGCCgatgttgaatgaatgaatgaatgtatatatgtgtgtgtgtgtgtgtgtgtgtgtgtgtgtgagagagagagagagagagagagaatgtaatatattataaaatggaGTTTTTGTTGGATAAACCGTGAGCGTGATCAGTCGTGAAACATCTTCACTCTCCTCAGCCTTCACAAGAAATCTAAAGACTGCAGAGATTTTTTGGAGATGGAGGAGGTGCAGAGGGTCCAGGTGAGTTCctgcgctctgtgtgtgtgtgtgtgtgtgtgtgtgtgtgtgtgtgtgtgtgtgtgtgtgtgtgtgtgtgtaggaattGTAGgggtgagaaacacacacagagtgagtggGAGTTTGAAGCTGCTGCAGATCTGTAAGAGGACGTGTTGCCTTGGAAACttcatcccacacacactgtattgactgagctgtgtgtgtgtgtgtgtgtgtgtgtgtgtgtgtgtgtgtgtgtgggggtattgcccacacacacacacacacacacacacacacacacacacacacacacacacacacacacacacagttgcaaGAATTTCTGCAGTTTGAACTTCACTCTTGCcctactgatgtgtgtgtgtgtgtgtgtgtgtgttaaatcattGTCCATCTTGTGATCCTGATgactgttaccatggaaacaagCCAGTGGAATCTTCACTGAAACTATTCGTTTAACTCGAACGCAGTGCTGTTCCTCCACACGTTCTTCTCCTTCACCTCTTTTCTGCGCTGAGGTTCAGTGTAAAGTCACATTTTCCCTTTAAAGCAGAGACTTTCTCAGTAAAACAggtttgggggcggagctacatAATGAGCTCAgattgtgatgtcactaaacaACACCATGCTTTTGGACCAATCACGTCTGAGAtaagaggatgatgatgatgatgtggaacATTTTAGCAGCAGAACCTGGGATCTCagatagttagctagctaacataagtgGCGGATATATGttggttgccatggtaacattACAGATTATATTCTGACAgggtttaataaataaatgaggatTTAAGTCAAGACTCTGATACTGACTTCACACTAACATGAGCTAGTTTACTAACAGTTAGCTAACCGGTTAGttaagttagctaatgttagtggaTTTCAGAGATGGCAGGAAGACATGGGGGCGTGTccacatttgcatattcatgagtATACACAGATCTTGCCATTTTTAATGAGCGTGATTTGTAGTCACTTTGGGCTTCTTCTAAATGaaacagattatttatttatttatttaaaatataaataactaattaatacaatattactttatttaaaattaatttttaaacagctTAAATTATAAGAGACTTGAAACTTtctaaacataaaataatgacttatttaatttaatatttttattattttcagaaatCCTCAACATTTTACTTCCTTTGTTTATTCCATTACTGCATATTTTCCAAAAGTGAACAATTTTATTGTCCAACCTTTtggaaataatttcatttttcacttttaaatattGGTGAAATTACAGTTGGTAAAATAAATCGAGACTTCTCCAAATTTAACTTCTCAAAATGTCTCTGAAGCTTTTTAGAGTTTATCAGCACCAGATTCTAGCATTTGTTCtgcaaaaatattacatcatatccattatttttgtgtgttttatcagtaaaagtcaaaaaattgtgttttagaggtgagtgtgtgactcGTGCGCCCCCTACAGGCTGATGACTGTGAGCCAGTGGAGGGGATTGTGTAAGTacctgtgacctctgaccttttcACTTTCTCTGAATGCTCTGAATTTAcagaattacaattaaaactacaatttaaattaatttgaataaataaaagcaaataaatgaatctgaATAAAAGGCAGAATCTCGTCTTTCCCTCGGCCATGCAGCATCTTCTCACTTCTTTCTAAAACTcgaatttaaattaaaaccagaaacacacacacacgcacacaagtgCGAGAATTTggtgtatttaattaaaataatgaaatgaaatacatcaaataatgttgaaagggaaaaaaagggaaagagaaggAGCTCAGGAGCTGATTGAGGTTTTATATAATAAGCTTCCTCCACAGCAGAGcaactttaattattaaaataactcACAGTCTTTTATTAAAACTCCATCAGACTCTATAGAGATTTATTTCcgatataaataaacataaaaggggaaaaaaaaaaaaaaccaaaatacagaaaattccatttttttctttctaatgtaAATTAAAGTGCTATATGTGTAATTTTCATAACATTCAAATGGCTACTATacctctatgtgtgtgtgtgtagtgtgtagtgtgtgtgtgtgtgtgtgtgtgtgtgtgtacactcctAGCTGTCCCACTCTCCCGGCGGTGTGTCTGGACGCTCTTCATCGTCAGATTCGTTCGAGACtttcttcatcctcatcatgGCCGCCTTGATGCTCAGCTCCAGCTCAGAGTCATGACAGCGGGCGGAGCCTGTAGGGGGCGGGGTTTTCTTTAAGGCCACGCCCTGACGGATAGCTGATAGCAAACTGTCTCTAAAGTTTCCGGTCTCCGTGGAAGCGCCTTGAGGATTGGGCGTGACCTTACGCAGGTGAACACGCCCCCTTTGCAGCGACGCCAGAACATCATCCATCGATCCTGAACACAGTCAATTATCAATCATTATCataaatcaataatcaataatccaTCAATTCAGACTTGCTCACCAACTCTCATCAATATTACAATGAACAATAACTATCAGtaatcaataatcaattatTAATCACTAATCAATCATCCATACTTCATGATTACTCACCAAAGCAATAATCAATACTACAGCAACAATTATCATTAatcataatcaataatcaatcagCAGCACCATAATCAATAATCACTACAATAATCAATCTTTATCAGTTTAATCAATCAAtattcattaatcattaatccaCACCTTAATAATTGCTTATCATTAACACCAATAATcaattattagtagtaataatcAATAACCAGTGTCATAATCAATACTCTTATTAATACATAATCAGTAATCAATATTCATATAAACCATAATGATTAAACATGATCATAATCTATATTTATCTGGCTGCAATCAATACAacaatcaataatcaatatgtcatcaaaataataatcaatacaATCGATTAactaataatttattcattaatacaatcaataaaatcaataatCACCATTTATGATCAATAATTCATAATCAtcactgtaataataaataccACGATAAATATTCAATCAACATcataatcaataattaata
The genomic region above belongs to Pangasianodon hypophthalmus isolate fPanHyp1 chromosome 6, fPanHyp1.pri, whole genome shotgun sequence and contains:
- the homer2 gene encoding homer protein homolog 2 isoform X1 codes for the protein MGEQPIFTTRAHVFQIDPTTKKNWVPASKQAVTVSYFYDSTRNSYRIISVDGSKVIINSTITPNMTFTKTSQKFGQWADSRANTVFGLGFASEQQLSKFAEKFQEVKDAAKMAREKSQEKTDAASIHSQESGRETPLSNQASSMNGTDDDKISHTPDNTVLMSENNRLKSAVEQSTNQYESELQALKESNARLMEALQEANSSVEKWKTHTSACQEENTTLKNKIADLEAVCKEVNQEKERNAQLSTRVQKLENEIKDKEQELENLRKQAEIIPQLMSECDNLNAKLQAAELANQEARGRVSALQSEVSEGQQRQGAMKKELKKFMELLEGKIDELHEVRQGLSHLGMDN
- the homer2 gene encoding homer protein homolog 2 isoform X2 is translated as MEQPIFTTRAHVFQIDPTTKKNWVPASKQAVTVSYFYDSTRNSYRIISVDGSKVIINSTITPNMTFTKTSQKFGQWADSRANTVFGLGFASEQQLSKFAEKFQEVKDAAKMAREKSQEKTDAASIHSQESGRETPLSNQASSMNGTDDDKISHTPDNTVLMSENNRLKSAVEQSTNQYESELQALKESNARLMEALQEANSSVEKWKTHTSACQEENTTLKNKIADLEAVCKEVNQEKERNAQLSTRVQKLENEIKDKEQELENLRKQAEIIPQLMSECDNLNAKLQAAELANQEARGRVSALQSEVSEGQQRQGAMKKELKKFMELLEGKIDELHEVRQGLSHLGMDN